Genomic segment of Drosophila ananassae strain 14024-0371.13 chromosome 2L, ASM1763931v2, whole genome shotgun sequence:
ACGGTCCGCGACAGCAGCGCCGAAGCTCTCGGCACCCTCATGAAGCTGATGGGTGAGAAGGCAGTGGCGCCTTTGCTGACCGACATAGATCCCCTCAAAATGGGAAAGATCAAAGAGAGCCACGACAAGGCGGAGATCAAGATAAAGGTTGCCGGCCCCAAAAAGGAGGCTCGACCTGCCTCAGCTCCACCGGTCAAGGCTGCTGCTCCCGCCAAGGCAGCAGCCGGCAGTGCGGAGCCGAAGCCTGTAACTCGACCCGCCACCACAGGGGCACGCAAAGTGGTGAAGAAAGCATCTGGCGGCCCATCTGGCGGTGGTGCATCTGGCGGAGGTGCAGTCGCAGCTGCCAAAGGATCGGGCAAGGCCCTGGCAACGGAGAGAGAGCTGGCACCCGAAGAGGTCCAGGCCAAGGCCGAAGAATTTCTGCCGGCGGATATCCTCAGTGGTCTCGTGGACTCTAACTGGAAAAATCGTCTTGCATCTGTGGAACAACTCATGGGCGATATAACCAGTTACGATGCCAAGCAGGCGGGGATATCCCAAATATTGATCCGCACAATCAGCGGACGCAAGCCTGGACTCAAGGAGATGAACTTTCAGGTGAGAAGACTAAagagttttaattttaattgcgaATAAAATCCAAATCGAATGTCTTTCTGTCTCAATAGTTTCTATAGACCATTTTAGGAACAAAACCTGTTTTTCCGTCATGGCTATAATTAAGACATCCAACTTATGCGgtgatttaattatttttcaggTGCTCAAGTTTAAATTGGATGTTATACGCAGTGTGGCTGAAAACTATCCGCTGACCACAACAACTGTGGACCAGGTGATCAACGAAATAACCGAGAAACTTGCCGACGCCAAAAATGGCGCCGCAGCCTCCGATGTCCTCACCGCTTTTGCGGAAGCCACCAAACTGGAATACGTTGTGGGCAAAGTGCTGACATTTGCCTTTGAGCAGAAGTCACCCAAAGTCCAGTCGGAGGCGTTTAATTGGGTCAACAAGTCCATCACCGAGTTCGGCTTCCAGCTGCAGCCCAAAACCCTGATCGAAGACGTTCGCAAAGGTGTTCAGAGCACAAATCCTACGGTACGCGGCGCGGCCATCCAACTAGTGGGCACCATGTCCATGTACATGGGCAATGCCCTGATGATGTTCTTCGACAGCGAGAAGCCGGCTCTAAAGTCCCAGATTCAGGCCGAGTTCGACAAGAATCTGGGCGAGAAACCGCCGAAGCCGGTGCGTGGCGTTCAGAAGGCtagtggaggaggaggtgccAGCAACTCCGCGGAGAATGAGGAAGAGGAGGGCGGTGCCGTCGAAGAGGAACCCATCAACATGGCGGATCTCTTGCCGCGCGTCGATATTGCTCCACAGATCACGGAGACCCTGCTGAAGGAAATGTCCGACAAGGACTGGAAGGCTCGCAATGAAGGGCTGACGAAGCTGCAGGCGATCATCTCCGAGGCGCGCCTGATCAAGCCCAGTATCGGGGACTTGGCCCCAGCGTTGGCGCATCGCCTAGTTGACTCCAATGCAAAGATCGCGCAGACGGCGCTCTCCATTTGCGAGCAGCTGGCCACAGCCATGGGCGCCGGCTGCCGAAGCTATGTGCGCACTCTTTTCCCGGGATTCCTGCACGCCTTGGGAGACAACAAGAGCTTCGTGCGGGCCGCCGCCCTGAACTGCATCAATTGCTTTGGGGAGAAGGGCGGCTACAAGGAGTTCTTCGAAGCGGAGATGATTGCCGATGCCCTCAAGGGTGGATCTCCAGCTCTGAAGTCTGAGCTGTGGGCCTGGCTGGCGGATAAGCTGCCTGGTCTGCCGCCAAAGTCAGTGTCCAAGGAGGATCTGCATGCCATGGTGCCGCATCTGTATGCCCACATCTGCGATCGGAATGCGGACGTGCGCAAAAACGCAAACGAGGCTGTTCTGGGCATCATGATCCACCTGGGCTACGAAGCCCTGGTACGAGCTCTGGATAAGCAGAAGCCGGCATCGAAGAAGGACATTTCGGCGGCCCTGGATAAGGCGCGACCCAATCTTCCAGTGAAACCCCTACCCAAGGGCAAGCAGCAGGCACCCATTCCCGAAGAGCCCAAGGCTAAGACGGTACGCGGTGGAGGTGGCGCTGCCAACAGCGGCGCAGCTGGAGGTATTCAAAAGAGTGCATCGGCGCGATCGGCCGGAGGACAGGACAAACAGCCGGCACCGACGCGCAAGAAGGACGAGGACGTCGACACCTCGCCACTACTGGCGATAAACAATGCAAAGAACCAGCGTCTGCTGGATGAGCAGAAGATGCGGGTGCTCAAGTGGACTTTCACGACGCCGCGCGAAGAGTTCACCGAGCTGCTGCGCGAGCAAATGATGGCCGCGAATGTCAACAAGGCTTTATTGGCCAACATGTTCCACGACGATTTTCGGTAAGATTTGGCTTTAAATCCCTATTGGACATCTTTATAATAATTCCTTTTCTTTCGTCCAGCTATCACTTAAAAGTCATTGAGCAGTTGAGCGATGATCTGGCTGAGAACAGCAAGGCCTTGGTATGCAATCTGGACCTGATACTGAAATGGCTCACTCTGCGTTTCTACGATACGAACCCTTCTGTGCTGATTAAGGGTCTCGACTATCTGGTGCAGGTCTTCCAGATGCTCATCGACATTGAGTACATCCTGGCCGAAAACGAGGGCAGCTGCTTTGTGCCCCACCTTCTGCTGAAGGTGAGCTTATTGGGAGGATGTGAGAATCCagaataaagtatatattctcCTTTTAGATTGGAGACCCCAAGGATGCCGTTAGGAATGGAGTGCGAAGGGTTTTGCGTCAAGTTATCCTGGTCTTCCCCTTCGCAAAGGTCTTTGGCTACGTAATGGAGGGCCTCAAGTCGAAGAACGCTCGCCAACGTACCGAGTGTCTGGACGAGCTGACCTTCCTGATCGAATCGTACGGCATGAACATATGCCCTCCGGCAGCGGTGCGAGAGATTGCTCGCCAGATCTCCGATCGGGACAACTCTGTGCGCAGTGCCGCTCTCAACTGCGTCGTCCAGATATTCTTCCTTGCCGGCGAGAAGACCTACAAGATGATTGGCCAGCTGAATGAAAAGGATCTGTCTATGCTGGACGAACGCATTAAGCGGGCCAAGAAGACAAAGAAACCGGCGCCTCCACCCGTCGTTGAGGGGCCCAGCGGGACTAGACCTTCGGTCGTTCCCCAGCAGGACAGCATTGAGATCGAGGATGCAGTGGTGGGCAACGGATGCGATGAGCTGCCTCCGCCGGACGATGAGGGGTAAGTGTACGGGGTGGGACTGGTCAGATTCTAAAGCACTATCTTAAGACCTAGCTACAGCCTCCTAACCCAACCACTCAGCTTGGTGAGTGCCCTGATCAGCCGAGGGTTGGAAACTACTGCCGGCTTTATGAGTCAGGCCCTGTCGCACCAAGGCAGGTCCCAGGCGGGTTCAAGACCATCAAAAATACCCATTGGACTGATCCAAAAGAGCTGGAATGAGAAGCATGTGTGACACATGcgtcttttatatatattttgttacaTGTACTATATAGAAGTTCTGAATACAACTTCAGATAACCCATAAGGTGCTAGAcatgccatttttttttaattttgaaagtttttttattgggttattgaatttaatttcaaacaaTAATCAGTAACagtatagagttaaaaaaatatagataatGTTTTAAAAAGAATTCCTTCCTAGACACTTCCATGGGGAGAGGTGTTTAATAGTATATGTGTGTTCCTGAAAGTGGTTTCCAACCTCGGATATATCCCAGTAGCCTTACTTTTGTTTACCCTGTTGATTTCTGTtgattttggttttatttctTACCCACTCTCAGTTTGCAGCGGGCGTTGAATGCGCGTGGGCAGAGCAACCTGGCGGAGCGGAGTGCCACCAGCGTGGTATCATACTTGAACTCCCTGACTCGGCAGGCGTAATGTGGCTTTCATTTTTTACTTTGTGTTGTTTTGAgttcgtttttgttttgtgtgctGCTTGCTGGcgtgtgtttttgtttgtcgCAGTCGCCTATGCCCTTCCTGTCGGCCCTGTTGGGGCTATGCTTTGCATGTTACTGGCACAGTTGTGTTTAACTAGTTGGGCTTAACTAACACAATCGTTCTTTTTTCTCCCCAATAACCAAACACATTCGCAGGACATTTGATCAGGCGCCGTCGTCGCAGCTGCTCCTCTTACAACAGCAACTGGCTCAATTACAGCAGCAGGCCCAGCTGCAGAAGCCCAGCGGTCCCTTCGGACTGGACCCGCAGGTGATAAATGAGATTGAAAAGGATTGGGTCCGTGTGGACCAAATGGAACTGAAGTCGGTGACGAATGTGGACATCTCTGCGCTTGACGAGTCAATCAAGATACGGGCCGTTGCAGGCGGAGTGCAGTATCCTCAGGAGAAGTTCGATCGCTTGATTTCGCGCCAGCATTACCTTCAACAGACCCTGACCACATCCCCATCCTCGGCTGGTGGCGGGGCTAGTGGTATCTCGCCCTACCGCAGTCCCATGCGCCTGCAACTTCAGCAACAGCCCCAGCAAATGGACAATAACATGCCGAAGTAAGTATTCTTACTCCTTTTCTCTAGCAGTCTCTGAAATAGTTTCTTTTCTTCCACAGTTTGGCCGATGTGCTGCCCAAGCATGATCCTCAGCTGGTGAAGGTCATCAAGTCGGTCAGCAGCACAGACACCTTGAAGGCACGTGCGGCCATTAATGAGCTGGCCGCCATAATCGAATCTCCCGAGAAGCAGGCCGTGCTCCGAGACTACGAAGAAATATTCATACAGAATGTGCTGGCACAGCTAAAGGTGAGTACTTCTTTTCGAGCCTTTTCATTTCACTAATAGAATGGATTGCCCTTCCAGAATCTCTCTCAGATGCCTTCGGCCCAGTCCGTGGTGGTTTACCAGCCACTATTGTCCATATTATACACCTTTTTCCATGCCAACATTCTGGGCAAGACGCTGAGCGTTGCCTGCATTAAAAATCTCATGTCATCGCTGCTGAATCTAATGGCTGATCCGAAACTGGCCGTGGGGGATGACAGCCAGTACAACAAGGTGATCAACGGCATTTGCCTTAAAGTGCTGGACAAAGTAGACTTTACGAATTTAAACTGGTTAGTTATAAAAGACTAAAAATTGCTAGGTGACTCTAATCAAGGTCTTTTTCGAACAGTGCTCTTATCCGATTGCTGCGCGAGACTTGTCCAGAAGCGAAGCTGCCAAAGTTCACAGATCTTCTAATGAAGTGCATCTGGCGGAATGTGAAAATGCTGCCGGAGCGCAGCAATGAGCTGAACTACGATGCTGTCATATTGGAAGTCCACGAGTTCATGCTGGCCCTACCCAGCACCTGGTGGCAGAACCGTCCGTCGGACACCCCGATGCGCACCATCAAGACCATTCTGCACAACATGGCTAAAGTGAAGGGAAATGCCATCCTCCAGCATCTCAACCAGATACCCACACATTCGGAGCTGCACACGTATCTGATACGCATCCTTAAGGTTTGTAGTGATCGTAACTTCTTTATGATCTTTACTTTAGTTATACCATGTGTTTTATACAGAATTTCCAAAAGGATGGATCTGTAACTGCTTCTGGAGCATCACCACAAAGAGCCAAGGAGATCGCCTCTAAGCGTATTTCGCACCAGACTCACGACACAGTATCTCAGATCTTCAAGCTAATCTCTGACCGAGATACAAAGCAGCAAGGTCTGCAAAAGCTTTACGACTTCAAGGTTTGTCTTGTCTGGGTGTTCTTATGGATATGGATTATAGAATAAAGTAAATTTTTGCAGAAACAAAACCCCGAAATTGACCTTAGCACCTTCCTGCAAGGTTCAAGTGCCACTTTCCACAAGTACATCGAGGAGGGGCTGGCCGAAATCGAACGTAGTCACCATACCGACACCGGCACACAGGCGCCGGATAATCGTACAGGTAAGAGCGCCTCATAGATCATTTAACACCGCGAATGCATCTACTAACCCCACGCACACCAACTTACATTTATACGCGACCCACTGCAGCAGCTACCCGTTCTTATCTCACAGATGCCAACCACCAGAACACCGCCCACGATGCCGACTTCTGGATGGATCGTCTGCAGTATCATCTGAGTGGAGGCGGTGTGGGCGGCAAGCTGTCCTCCGGCCGCTCCGCAGATGATGGCTCCCATATGCTGGACAACAAGGTGGCCGACGAGAATCTGTGCCTGAACTCAATTAACTCTCAGAAGGCGTCCCTCATCAAGCGCGATGTGAGTTGATCTATCAGCATTACTAAGTGGATATCTAAAATGTCATTGATTTTCAGAAGCGGGACATGTCGCCGAACCGGTTGCAGCACCTCCAGGCCAAGTTGGCCCAGATCAAGAAGGAGAATCACGTCTAATTAGTTGGGCTAAGGCTTCCGGAGGCTGGAAATCCTAAGCTATACATATAAGATaccgaaacagaaacaggCAATGACGCCCAAACATAAAGCGAGCAAGGCCTCGTTTACTACATgatcatttattatttaacatAGTTGTATGCTTTTCAAGTCGGcacatctatatatatatatttacgtaAATAATGTTTAGTAACAAGAGCAGCAGCGAGTGTCGAAAGCAGATTAACAACAGTAACAATAATTAACAGATCACACTATAACTACTATGCCTACTCCAAACTATATATTGTACTTGTTCTAATATAACAATTGATCGGTCTAATGTATTAGCACTGAGTTGTGTTCTGTATGCGATTCAATTTGAATTGACTCGATTGGCCGAGCTGAGATTGAGATTTAGATCCTGATTTACCCTGTAATTGTGACTGTGACTGTGACTGTAACTGCGACCGGGTTCCATTTTAGATCGCTTGTTAGTTTAAATTATCAGTTATCAGTGAATTATCAGCAGCAGAGTGTTAATGGTTTGTGTTTTGCATCGCTCTCTGCACCGCTAGGATCGGTTCTTGTTATGTCTGGTTATGTTTTCCACACTCAACACGCCTCAAATTGTTTCAAGCCAAGCGTGGGGCTCAGTGCGCGCTAAAAACTCTAATTTATACTCGTATTAGCTAACAGTAGTTTTTACCAAATAGCAGTTACcctttaacttttttttagttCAGTAAGACCCGTTCAGTTTTATCTTCACACATCCCTCCCAAACACACCACACCCACTCACACATCCTCACAAATATACACTGATTTTTAAGCAGCTGGCACGCAGGACACGCTGGATAACAAACACATAGGACACGCGAGCGTATTTTTGTAACATCCTCATGAACTATATGCGAAAATAAatgttatatttataattcagCCATCCTTGCCTTTCTTTTTAATCGGCCACTGGCACCACATCCTCCGTGATTTCAGTGAGCAGCTCGTCATCCTCTCCGTCCTCGCCGCCCTTGGAGGTCTTGGAGTAGCGCGATGAGATGGTGGCCACACGAATGGCTGCCTTGAAGCCGACGCGAGCCTTCATCTTGGCCAGTTTGGCCTTCCAGTTCTCGTCTCGCGACGGCAAGTCGTTGAGGTACTCGATCATCTCCTCCTTTTTGGGATCCACTATGGCCAGCACCGACATGCATCCGTCCACAGTTCCCAGGACAATTGCCCGCCCGTCCTTGCTGCTCTTGATCGCCGTCAGTTCGGCCTGCAGCCTGTAGTTGGCTATCATCTCGGTGTCACCGGTGCGGAAGACTCGAATGGTCTTCCGTCCGCTATGATAATAGGCCACATACTCGTCGTTTTCCGTAAAGATGCAGATCACCGAGAACACGCCTTCCGCCACCTTGGGAATGAAGGTCTTCACAGTGGTTCCCTTCCGCAGTTCCAGCATCTCCAGACCGCCCCGCGTCGGAGCATACAGACCGCACTTTCCATCCCGAGTGATGCTGCCGCCCCACTTAGGAACGGAGCGCACGTGCTTCTTGGTTTTGATGTCCATAACGCTGCCCTTCTCGCTGCTAATCACCGCCACCTGGTTGGCCTTGTGCGGCATAGGGACAAGAGAGATCACCTCCTTAATGGAGCATCCCTTCAGCAGGATCTTGGACACGAAAGCTCCGTTCGCGGCGCTGTACACGCCCAGGCAGTCCTTGTTGGACTTGTCCACTGTCACCACCACAATGTATGCGTTGTCTGCCGTAATCACAGATTGCCGGAAGGGCATGCCCGTGATCATCCGGATGGGAAAGTCAAATCGGAAGAGGATTTGGCCCTCTGTAAGGAATAAAtatgaatttaattaaaggTTACAGGATCTCTTTGAAGAAACTACTTCACCTGGCACAGATCTCATCGTTGTAATGGCTGTAAGTCGATTGGCTTCATCTCCTGCTCCTCCGGCAGCTGCCGCCAGGATATCCCGCTGATTGATGTTCGGAACGGAAACGGTGAGCACCTTATATCCGTAGTCCATGAGCGTTATCTGCTGGATTCCGGGCTGGTCGTCTCTGTAGACCACCTGTTCGGAGACACGATTCCAGATGAGGAACTTTCCGGTCTCCGAGGATATGATGTAACGTCCGTCCGGTGTGATTTCTGCGTGGGTGACAATGGCGCCCAAAGGACTGTCGGCCAGCTTGGCCAGCAGACGGCCGGAACGTGTCTCCCAGACTCCCACACAGCTTCTAGTGACTGTGACCGCCATGTCCACCTCCGAGAGACTGATATCATCGATCTGCAGCTCATGCCGGTCGATGACGTGCACCTTTTCGAAGATATTGTTTATGTTCCACACCTTCACCGATCGATcgatggaggaggtgaccaggTTGTTCCAGTTTCCAATCGTCAACGGCTCCAGCTGGATGATGCGGCCAAAGTGGGCGTCCAGCACCTTGGCCAGCTGCCCGGAGCTGAGGCACCACACGTACAGATTTTTGCGCACTCCGGCCACGGCGTAATCCAATCGGGAGCTGACCATGATGGAGTTGGACTGCATAATGCGGGTGGTAATGTTGCGCACTCCGTGGGGCAGCGGCAGATACAATGCAATGTCCGTAAGACGCGACTCCACCTCCGAATCCTTTTTGCGACCACCGAAGTCCCAGATAACGAAACCCTTCCCAGCCGTTCCCAGCAGCATACGGTCGTGCTGGTCCAGCCGCAGTTGCAGGAGCATCTCCTTGTCGTCGTTCTCGAATCGCGGCAGGTTCTCCACCAAACTCCAGCGAATCTCGCCGGTTTCCGCATCTTCGATGAAGTCGAAGACCGATACCTCAAAGTTCTCCTCGTTGGCACAGCCATATGCTCGGGTCCGTCCCTTGTTCATCACCATGGCGCTAAAGAATTTCTGAGAATTGGAGTAGTTGCTACCACGACACGAGTCCAGTCTCAGGCGCATTTCATTGATGGATCCCGACCAGAATACGACATTGTAGTCCGTTGGGGTGAAGAATTCCATATCTAAATGTAAGGAATAATTTCAAGGATTATTAAGAACAGATTACTTCCTAAATATGTAGGATTACTTACTCAGAATCTCCCAATCGTTGTTATCGCCAGGCACCTCAAAGGTGTCCACCAGGTTCCCACGCATATCGAACTGAGCCCATCGTAGTTTGCAAGTGATAAATAGGCTTTTGAAAAGATATAATATGAGTTATACGTTAGGATGATACTTCAGGGCAAACCCACTTTTGATTGAGAAGATAGAGTCCGCTGACTGGTCCATGGGACTCCTCGAAAGGACTGTTGATCACCACAAACTCGCTGGAGAGCATGTTGAGGAGCACTGTCTGGTTGTTGTTGGAGTAGGCGGCGGCCCACTTGTTGTCCGGGCTCAGGACGAGCTGTTGCATGATGCCTTCGATGCCAGGATTCACATCCCGAGTCAGATCCGAGGTGGACAAGTCGAAGGTGATGAAGTGCGTGGAAATGGAGACCATGTAGCGCATGTCGCTGGTGAGGCAAAAGGCGAAGACTGCAAATTGGTGACCCTCCAAGGAGTACTAGAAATAAAATGgattttttaaacttaatcATAATGCATTTTTTGAAGTCCTACCTTCAAAGGACCTCCTGGTGTATGAAGGCAATGATTAACCGGAATGAGGGCACAATCCTTGGGACCACAGCGATCGCAAGCCCGCAGCAACATCTTTATATTCGGATTACCCCCGATCTCGGGCAGCAAGCGACCAATGAGCTGGGGTGCCAACATATTTGGGTAAATGGCCAGGATAGCGCCACCCAAGCGCAGGGCATCCGCTACCAGCATTAGTTCTCTTTTGGCCTCCTTGTCATCCGTATTGGTAGAGGCATCCTCGAAGTCGGCTAggactgcctgcaaaggacaGCTGGACAGCTTGGCGTGAAGCCAGTCGTAGTTGAAGAGGACATGCTCGAAGAGATCCTTGAACCGGCGAGAGCGGACAAAATGGAAAGGAAGCTCACCAAACTAAGGGGAAAAATATGATTAGTAGACGGTTTCAGAACCAAAATATCGGAGAACCCACCTTCCGTAGATTATATCTTTTGGAGAGGCCATCCTTGCTAGTAAATACCAGCGGTTGGATGGGCACTTTACGATCAGCGGAGCCCTCCTTGTCCGCCAAGCCGAAGCGATGCCGCTGAATCTCCGTAAACTTGAAGGGCTTGGGCACTCCACCACCCCAAATGCCAAGATAATAATCTGCAATCATGGAGTGGAAGTAAATGGCCATGTTCATGTTCTTGAAGTAGCGCTCCTTGGCGGTGTCCCGAAACTGGCGATGGTACCAGTTCATCACGTTCACCCCGTCCGCCTCGCGTTCACTCAGATAGTTGGGCAGATCATTGCGGATACGGGTCCAGAGCAGGGGAGGAATACGCCGCACCGGAGGCATGTGGTACTGATAGACGTCGTCCAGCACCTTGTCATCCAATGAAATGAGATCCTCCAGCTCGCTCTCGGATAGCCCAGACTTAGAAGCAGTGATATAGGCCAGAGCATGGAAGACCAGGATGCGGCCGTGCTGCTTCTCCACCCGCTCGAACAGCAGCATAATGGAGTCCATGACCGTGTTGGCCAGGTGCGTCTCCTGGGGACGCGTGTAGCTACGCCAGCGGCAGATCTCGGCAAAGACGAGCTTCACGAATATGGGCAGGGAGCACTTGCTGATGGCATTCGCCACAAGACGCCACTGGTAGTTGTTCAGATCCCGGCACGCCGTCTTCATCCACATCTTGATCACGTTCATCGCCAGCTCCTCGCCCAAGGCCGTCACCTCAATGAAGTTCTCCTCCACGTCGATCATCTTGCACAGGACATGGTACTCGTGGGAGACCGTTGGATTCGCCGGCTCATTGGCGCACGAGATGATGATCTGGAAGCAGTCAATAACGCATCTGGTATACTAGATCTCGGACTTGGTTGTTGAGAAAGTTGGACTTAAAACCATGCGAGGATCGCCTCATGCAGAACGGCCTCCTTAAGGTGTCGTTTTGGGTGAGGTGTTTGCATTACACTTTCTTAGTGGCTGTTTGCGAGTGATTTTGCTTAGCACGCACAGGTCAAGCAATTGGAAGAACTTACACAGTTTCCCATTCGGGATTTGGGGCATGCAGGTGGTATGTACAGGGAATAGGGATTTCATGCGGGCTACCTAAGTACATTATAGGTCCTAAAGATATATCATACAGGTCCTATAAGATCTCACAAATACTATGTATTAAGTATATCATATAGGATCTAGGATATATCATACAGagatacaaaatatttctGCCTCTCTGCCCGGATTATGAAGCCTATCTATCTATAGTTTAATTAATCAATTCCATAAACTTTCTTATGAAAAGAAgactttatattttatgagtcctgaaaaactttaaaaccaATATCTATAGTTTAGACTTAAAAAGAATATACTATTGTATAAGTCTACTAATTCGACAATtgtataacattttttaactgaatgaataataaaatctaaCCTTATAACTAAATCTGAAATCCGAAgctctttttaaaaatattgaagacCGAAAAGAGCAAATAGATCTTTGTGCTGAGGAGGTATATTAAGTGGATAGCGAAAATATCATGCAAATAGTTTTTACAGTGAGAGACCATGCATTAGAGaaagtatattttaaaatatttaagaatatcaTGCAGTTGTTATTTACAAATACTTGTTTTGGATGACAAGTCAAATTTGCGTTAGTAGCGGACTGTAACTGGAGTCCAAAACCTGACCGTAGAACTTAAGATCACGGCGCTCACCTTGCAGTGCGGCGGCAGGCGTGTGGGTATCCAGGATACCTTGTTCGAGTCTTGGGTGCCCGTCAGCTGGTCGACTGAGTCGAGGTACAGGGTCAGTGGCTGGGTGGGGCTGGCGTAAGTTAGTAATTGCTTAAAGTGTGCTGTTAAGGGGACAAGATCATCGGGTATGTTCTCGAAGGGTAGCATGTAGTTGTAAGATATCTACAggatattgtatttttttttttcgttttgtcGGGGAGTATATGAGTGAGAGTGGTAgagtttggaagaaaatttagtTGGATTAGTTTGGAGTTAGCTCAAGCTCAAGGGGCTTGGTTAtggttttggatttggattcACTTCACCTGCTGGCAAATGGAAATCAGGGTGGCCGTCAAGGCACTGGAGTCCGGCGTGGTGCCCAGGAAACGGATGACATTGATGGGCCGGGCGTGGACGAACCACTCGGTGGCCACGAGGGAAGCGCTCTTGGAGAGGAGCGAGGTCTTGCCGCAGCCTCCGTCGCCGAAAAGGACAAGTGGCTTATCTGAATCCCCCAGCATATAGCGCTTGATACGTTCGCAACTTTCTTCGCGTCCGTAGAATATCTTCACCGAATTGTTGCAAGCATGCAAATGCTGAAGGATCTCAGTTACTATCTGCCCCTG
This window contains:
- the LOC6494783 gene encoding protein mini spindles isoform X1, yielding MTEDTEYKKLPVEERCVHKLWKARVDGFEEAAKIFRELDDEKSPEWSKFAGLIKKMVVDSNAMAQEKGLEAALIFVENSGLAGRTVGDVMNGIVQKCIAAPRTKTKELSVQVTLMYVEIEKQEAVVEELVKGMEAKNPKIVSACVAASTQALREFGNKVISVKPLIKKLAPLMSDRDKAVRDEGKQLAVEIYRWIGAPMKQQINTLPQVTLKELEDEFDKLKGERVEPSRYLKSQQEKQAKMAEVAAENEDAYNEEDGEAGAEEIDPMDLMDPVDILSKLPKDFYDKLEEKKWTLRKESLEALEKILTDNPKLENGEYGTLVSTLKKIITKDSNVVLVAMAGKCLALLAKGLAKRFSNYASACVPSLLEKFKEKKPNVVTALREAIDAIYLSTSLEAQQESIVESLANKNPSVKSETAMFLARALTRTQPTAINKKLLKLLTTSLVKTLNEPDPTVRDSSAEALGTLMKLMGEKAVAPLLTDIDPLKMGKIKESHDKAEIKIKVAGPKKEARPASAPPVKAAAPAKAAAGSAEPKPVTRPATTGARKVVKKASGGPSGGGASGGGAVAAAKGSGKALATERELAPEEVQAKAEEFLPADILSGLVDSNWKNRLASVEQLMGDITSYDAKQAGISQILIRTISGRKPGLKEMNFQVLKFKLDVIRSVAENYPLTTTTVDQVINEITEKLADAKNGAAASDVLTAFAEATKLEYVVGKVLTFAFEQKSPKVQSEAFNWVNKSITEFGFQLQPKTLIEDVRKGVQSTNPTVRGAAIQLVGTMSMYMGNALMMFFDSEKPALKSQIQAEFDKNLGEKPPKPVRGVQKASGGGGASNSAENEEEEGGAVEEEPINMADLLPRVDIAPQITETLLKEMSDKDWKARNEGLTKLQAIISEARLIKPSIGDLAPALAHRLVDSNAKIAQTALSICEQLATAMGAGCRSYVRTLFPGFLHALGDNKSFVRAAALNCINCFGEKGGYKEFFEAEMIADALKGGSPALKSELWAWLADKLPGLPPKSVSKEDLHAMVPHLYAHICDRNADVRKNANEAVLGIMIHLGYEALVRALDKQKPASKKDISAALDKARPNLPVKPLPKGKQQAPIPEEPKAKTVRGGGGAANSGAAGGIQKSASARSAGGQDKQPAPTRKKDEDVDTSPLLAINNAKNQRLLDEQKMRVLKWTFTTPREEFTELLREQMMAANVNKALLANMFHDDFRYHLKVIEQLSDDLAENSKALVCNLDLILKWLTLRFYDTNPSVLIKGLDYLVQVFQMLIDIEYILAENEGSCFVPHLLLKIGDPKDAVRNGVRRVLRQVILVFPFAKVFGYVMEGLKSKNARQRTECLDELTFLIESYGMNICPPAAVREIARQISDRDNSVRSAALNCVVQIFFLAGEKTYKMIGQLNEKDLSMLDERIKRAKKTKKPAPPPVVEGPSGTRPSVVPQQDSIEIEDAVVGNGCDELPPPDDEGLQRALNARGQSNLAERSATSVVSYLNSLTRQATFDQAPSSQLLLLQQQLAQLQQQAQLQKPSGPFGLDPQVINEIEKDWVRVDQMELKSVTNVDISALDESIKIRAVAGGVQYPQEKFDRLISRQHYLQQTLTTSPSSAGGGASGISPYRSPMRLQLQQQPQQMDNNMPNLADVLPKHDPQLVKVIKSVSSTDTLKARAAINELAAIIESPEKQAVLRDYEEIFIQNVLAQLKNLSQMPSAQSVVVYQPLLSILYTFFHANILGKTLSVACIKNLMSSLLNLMADPKLAVGDDSQYNKVINGICLKVLDKVDFTNLNCALIRLLRETCPEAKLPKFTDLLMKCIWRNVKMLPERSNELNYDAVILEVHEFMLALPSTWWQNRPSDTPMRTIKTILHNMAKVKGNAILQHLNQIPTHSELHTYLIRILKNFQKDGSVTASGASPQRAKEIASKRISHQTHDTVSQIFKLISDRDTKQQGLQKLYDFKKQNPEIDLSTFLQGSSATFHKYIEEGLAEIERSHHTDTGTQAPDNRTAATRSYLTDANHQNTAHDADFWMDRLQYHLSGGGVGGKLSSGRSADDGSHMLDNKVADENLCLNSINSQKASLIKRDKRDMSPNRLQHLQAKLAQIKKENHV